Genomic window (Capsicum annuum cultivar UCD-10X-F1 chromosome 10, UCD10Xv1.1, whole genome shotgun sequence):
TGGTTAACTTGAGAGTTCGTCTTTTGGAATCTGAGGATGGAGGAGTACTTATTCAACAAGTggtcaaatcatctcttggtgttgaggtaaaggagaagcaggcttTGAATTCTATACTCTTGCAGACTAAGAACGATGTGGGCCATTAAAAAGTTATGGCGTTCGAGATTGGgagagatggcatcttgaggCATCAAGGTacgttgtgtgttcctgatattgatgggctaCAGATTTTGAtagaggctcatgagtctagatatatagttcatctGGGTTTTACAAATATGTcccatgatttaaagaaaatctagtggtggaataatatgaagagagatttggctaattttgttgctaagtgtatagtttgtcaataagttaaggtggaacatttgaggcctggtgatATGTCCCAAGAGATAGAGTTGGCCgtatggaagtgggagattattaacatggattttgttacaagTCTTCCATGGTCTCGCAATTagtgtgattctatttgggtcattgtggacagaaTGTCTAGGTATGAtcactttttgcctatgaggactagtTACTCAAAAGAGAATCATGCTAAGCTATTCATTCATGAGATTGTGGAGTTGCATGGTGCACCgatgtccatcatttcagactgaggtacgcagttttcttctcacttttgccttcgtttcaaaaaggtttgggtactaggttgaaccttagcaccacttttcaccctcaaacgggTGGACAAGCGGAATGCACCATTTAGAATATGAAGAATATGCTAAGGACTTGTGTAATTAATTTTAACAGAAGTTgagttgaccatttgcctcttgttgagttttcttataataatagttatcactaaagagaggctctttatggtaggaggtgtaggtctctccTATTTGGTAGCTTAAGGTTGGTGAAACTAGGTTGTTTGATCCTAACTTGGTTCACAAAGCCATTGATAAGGTGGTGGCTATTAGAGAAATACTTAAGGttgctcaaagtcgccaaaaatctTATGTGGGTGTGAGGCGAagagagttggaatttgaggttaatgattgggtgttcttgaaagtttctcctatgaaaaaggttatgagatttgggaagaaggtgAAGCTCGGTCCCAGTTATGTTAGTCTATATTAGGTTCTGAAGAGGAATGATAATGTCACTTATGAGTTAAATTTGCCTTTGAGTCTGGGTCATATTCATCATGCATTCCATGTGTCGGTGTTGAAGAAGTGAGTGGGTGATCCTTATTTGATTATTCTAGTGGAGGATGTTGATACTTCAGATTCCTTGTTTTATGAGGAAGCCCCGATAAAGATTTTAGATAGGAAAGTTCATCGATTGagaactaaggatgtggcttcggtaaaggttctttggaggaaccaaaaggtggaagaagctacatgggaagttgaggaagatatgaaggtcaagtatccattcttgtaaCTCGCATTGCATGGAAATTCTTAAGGTATGGTTTTCATTCTTCTTCTTGTGGTATTTTGAATTTGTCGTTTGGTTGTGGGtgtattctttcttgttttcatACCAAGGGGTTTCCTAActctcattcagggatgaatgatcctgggggtggggggggggggggggaatgtaacaccccaggttTTGGACTCTAAAAATTTGAGTGTTGACGACACTGCCCTGATCACGACTCAAATGATGATGCATTTGAGAGTTTGGCATGATATCTTTGTTTTTACACTTTCGCTTATATTATGTTGTtgtggttcggcttcgttctagcaGCCCTGCCTTGgttattggtgttatttttcttttcatatcagtttgggtgataagcttacttgtcaaggttttcCGCAATAAGTGTCATTATGATCCTTCATTTTGGGGTTGTGATAATTTATAGGTAAGAAACTCTTCCTTGCAATGAATAGAAAGACGGTGGGTAATGAAAGGGAAAATCAATGGTCTAGAGGTTACAAGAATTACAAGTcataaagtgataaaataatgatagaaGTTACAAAATAACATACAACTAACAAATGAGATTAACTGGCATATAACGCCACCAAAATAAGGCATCAATAAAAACAGTAGTGATGCAACACTTTATTTTGTTGCTTTAAAGgcctcttgaaaaatagaaagaGTAGTTCAGCAGCAGCAACTTTGGTAACTCAAAAGAAAAGATAAGTAAAGGCACACCAGCGTGAgcaataatacaataaaatattaaaatgctcAAACAAATCtagaagaagaattagaaataCAATTTTGAATCACGTGTTATAAATTAATGATCTCTATATATTAAATAGGTTTTTTAAGATAAATATATAGTTTGAACAAAAAATTATGGAATTCCATGAAATCTATGGCCAATAAATCTTTTTGATGTGACAGTTGCAAGAACTACAATTTTCACAAGAAATTTAGACAAATAATCTCTTTTTGAGATTACTGTTTAGTACTCCCCACATCTCAAAATAAGAAATTCTAATATACCCTTATACTCCATCTACTTAATAGTGTCAATTTTCAAGAgacatttattaaataaaaatattttagtaactactttatttaataatttcttaatgaacataatttttattaagaaaacacttattttaagacgaaataaatatataatttagggactttttaaataatatgtaaaagtAGATTGTGGTATTCTCAAGTGTGTATATTCGCCACATCTTTTCAATAAGTCATGAAAAAAATTTACTTCACATCGGATGTTTATACCAAGCAAATGCATGCATGCCATATGTTTGAATATAAAATTTGTTTTACTTAATCATACttaattaacatatattttacttTATCAAATCACTtaatcatgataaattacataaatttgaTCTAACCACCGGATGTGGTAAGTTTTTACCGTAAGTTGTTGCACTAACCATCATCaatgtaaaaaagaaaagaaaaaaaaatcatcaacgtaaggataaaattgaaaagAATGTCATATAGTAAAATCTCTCTATAGTGGCAGTGTTCGAGAATTTCATGGTTGCTATAGAGAGgtattgttatatatgtatattgatatttgacGTTCAAATCTTGTTTCACTATTATAAACTAAAGTATGCAAAATTAGAAAAAGTATAATTTAAAAAAGACAAACATTAGTAGTCTTTTCTTCGTGAAAGTATCACCATTTAAATACACTTTTTTTGcctttaaattagatattcgTACTTGAAATTTACTGTGTGCATGACATTAATGAtgattaccataaatattttgatattttgatttgtacataatatatttcttataaaatatcattacataatatttgagtaCTCTGTTATAGAGAGGTAACTTTACAAAAAATGAACCACTATAATAAACATCATTGTTGTTATAGGTTAAATGTTGTTATATTtagagaagtaaaatataacatgaaaaattaatatcgaaaaaaatcaaatcattgtAATAAAATGTCATTATAATGAGGTGATTTTATAAAAAGTTTTCACTGTATATCCTGAAATTTCTTTGGTTGTCTTATCTTGTAATGAGCTCGGAATGGGTGCATTAAATAATAGGTGTGAATAAATCTAATGACCCTGAAAATTTAGATCAAATCATCACAAATATTTCCCCGCTTCTTTGTCCATATAGATGCGTACCATCATTCTAAATATActtgatttttcattttcttgtgCATTTAATATATACTATATCACGTATCTTTTATTAGAAAATTATACTATGCATATAAGTCAAATCTTACTTATCGTACATATATATTAAACTTTAAAAGTATCTTTGAATATCGTTATCGAAATTTTTGACTTGATCACTAGTGAAtttatgttgaagaaattctgaGAAAACAAAGTACACTTAATTTTTGCACTCTTCGGTGTAATTTCTCAAATTCCTACATTTTCCTCTTCGTAAGAATTACCAACTCAAAATTAGTGTAGGAGTTACTTAAGCACTAAGCTGCAGGCTGATTGTGTGAATAATTGTAGACCATCGATGTATAAAAGTTAAGCAAATGTAAAAGGAAATTCTTTTTTTGTAAAAAGAGGGGGATAGTAAAATTACGCATTACTATTAAGATAAGTAGTACAATCAATCACCAAAGTTCATTACAAGACCGACTATATATGAGTACTGCAACAGAcacaaatagaaaagaaaagagacaaCACATATAGTGATGGATCCATAAGCATGATCAAACTGGATTAATCCATCTTTATTCTTCTCCTCATCATGATACCAAATTATGATTGGGATCAGCCCTACTGGACCCTGCATTGCAGCATTAAACCAATTAGCATACAGAAAAtttattgcaacatgttaaaatacaatgacaatgaaaaagttattatttttttacactATCAACACATATAAGCtcaaatcaatttggatttaAGATATGTACTCAGAGACTTCAAAGAACTTTTTTACTATCAATGCACAAAATATGGATCAAGAGAAAAGAAGGTGAATACGTACGTGGAGCAGTCAGTGGAAGGACTGATCTTGTATGGAATGTTAACACCACAAGTAGCAGGGATACTAGCTGCTTTGCCTGCATCAATGCCCTTAATCGAATTAGCTGCTGATTTCATGCAAGTACATGCTGTCTTTCGGTCCGCTGGGGTCTTGGCTGCAGCAAGCAGATCCTTAACTCCACTACAACAGCCTCCGAGAGGGCCACGACCCTGCAGATAAGGGAGGCAAGGAGCCAAGCCAGATGTAACCTGGCTGCAGCTAAGTGCCTCTGCAGAAGGTGCAACCACCACCATGTACAAAAGCACAAAGCATGCAATTTTGCCAACCATTTCCATTcttaatataataaagaaaattagaCACACGATGAAACAACAAAGAGTAGTATGAGGAGAGTAGTGGATTGGAGGTTAGTACAAATGAAATGTTTTTGTTGCTCGACTGTTGGGTACAAAAGCTATAGTGAGACATTTGGGTTTTTATAGAGAGAAACTTTGAACTGAATAATTAATGGAGGATTGAGACAATTAGTTGGTAGTTGAGGTTAAACTCAATAATGCTTCCCGATGGTATGCATATGCTTCctccattaatttatttttacttgcaCAAAGGGGTGTACATGGTCGCAATGGTTCGGACGTTTTAAATATCAACTCAAACTATTCATGCTCGGTTTTTAAacctataaatcaaatcaaatcaataaaattcgagtttttttttttttttggttttttagtTTTCTTGGGATTTTTTTTCCCAATAAAGTCTTTATAAAAACCTATAATTAACTTGTGCTTTAAATATTTCTTAGTCCTTATAAGATGCAAATATTTTTAGGcgtttcttaaaaaaaataacacaaaatatgAAATGAATGATGGTAATAACATACTCaacatgataataataaaatcttataaaataaatatttcatattaataagttataatataaataataataatttagaaatattttaattcatgttaAAATAAGTCTACTAAGTATTAAATACATACTTagtattaaatagaaaaataaatttaggttatgtatttatgtaaatttaaaaaatagatatctaATATTCGTGTCACTCCTAGAGTTTAATTGACTATTTTTGTTAGCATTACTATTAATTTAGGCTTTATTTGAGTTCCTAATATCTATGGGATATAGAACTTATTGcattattcaaaattttaagtttaaacttgaaataatatgttgaaagataaaaataatgaaaaagtttaagaaaaatatataaattacatcacaatatatatatttttatgtattaaatatttttaaaaatgatataaacatAATATTGGATTGGTTTGAttcgatttgattatttttaagtcaaatcaaatcaaattaattatagttgaattttttttcaacacCAACCCAAATCAAACCAGATTAAACACTAGtcagatttttcttttttttcaatttgactcaatttgttgtttgatttgatccaCCTTACCTCCACATTATAAACATTAAAGATTGTGAGACCTAAAGTTACTTTGCAGTGAGGAAATTGGGACTAATTAATGGAGGAATCAGAGAATTAGTTGGGGGTTGTGTTAAATTTGAGGAGGGTACACAATTAGGGAGGTGCCGTACATAATTACAACTTGTTTGAATTTTACTGAACCACCCTACGGTATAGGCACTCTGGAAAGTTACACCCGTTAAGACAAAGATCCCAGTCAACATAATTCCTTTCTTTGTGCATCTTCAAAATCTCGTTAAATAAATTTTTGGTAACCTACTTTCCAAGTAATAGAGTATGACTTGATAAAATAAGGGATAATACTTACAAAAATATCTGAATTTTGATCGGATTtttagttgagcatactgaactttgcgagagtcctattaccccttagattttttctcatattttaatggcatatatctgcccacTTGGACACGTGTAAATATGAGGTTGGCATGTGTATTAGACGCGCCAATACACGTATAAAAACAAGATTGACGCGTGTATTACACGTCAGCCGCCGAAACTGAATATAGAGTTTTGGGGGAAATTAAATTCACTATAAAAAGTGTAGGGAGATAATAGGAACCACGCAAAGTTCAGCATGTCaattgaaaattcaatcaaaaccTAAATGTTTTTGTAAGTATTATCCCATAAAATAATGGTAAATTTGACAGCAaacaataagaaataaataaatgcaaaaataacatCTGACGCTTTACGTCACCCACCCATCACCCCTACCCCTATATCCACCCTCTCCCTCCCCCtctcaaagtaaaaaaaaaaaaaaaagaatttttacaaATAATTAACAGATTTACCATTTACATTTTGAAGTCAGTACAGATTGGTTGTTCACAAATTCTACGCAATCATACAAATTAGACATGAATTAGTTCATTTGCTACATACCCCCGGCTATTTTTAGCTTAATTAATTGGGTGAACAATTATTTAGATtaattcttcaagaaaaaaatcaaaaaaataatagttttgAGTCGTAGTATT
Coding sequences:
- the LOC107843400 gene encoding non-specific lipid-transfer protein 2, translating into MEMVGKIACFVLLYMVVVAPSAEALSCSQVTSGLAPCLPYLQGRGPLGGCCSGVKDLLAAAKTPADRKTACTCMKSAANSIKGIDAGKAASIPATCGVNIPYKISPSTDCSTVQ